One genomic window of Geoanaerobacter pelophilus includes the following:
- a CDS encoding ATP-binding cassette domain-containing protein: protein MTDDIAIKVENLSKVYKLYNLPVDRLKESLHPFRKKYHHDFFALNDVSFEIKKGEAVGIIGKNGSGKSTLLKILTGVLTPSCGAVHVNGKVAALLELGAGFNPELSGIENVYFNGMLMGYTREEMENRLDEILSFADIGDFVHQPVKSYSSGMFVRLAFSVAISVEPEILIIDEALSVGDMFFQAKCMTVLDRFRRKGCTILFVSHNIQTIKSLCQRAVHISKGKIVGIGDAAQISDAYMREIREDSEHRIETADTHSRDGKANLLLDDINSNYFKIDESLDKLDSKLRYGSGEARFKSVELLNEQDEPIVHADYDDIVKIKLCVECYQHCVISVNYNIRDEYNINIIGSDFTIEGSELIEVAPHDRYIVEFETKLPLAAGNYNLLISITEPLIANKSAKFIDVIEVAKVFTMLERPGARLWAKTYVKNTLNIRKVQNTCHRSFAIPEHAVTNGGLKKNSPTFLIIGAQKAGTTALFSLLAKHPKILAPKSKELNFFQDDKNFSKGRGWYHEQFPGEEAFSSGQITFEATPEYLYRLPAAQRIYDFNRSMKLIVLVRDPVERAFSAWNMYKNFRNSPYFSGLTEHRSFEQAIGQELYAIASGEHAPYSGFERQDNCSMPFPGYISRGIYCEQLERYFQIFDAGQLLVLHSDDLNLRKPETLRRVTDFLELEEFTPETPKGRAANEGTYSSEISGSLREILKEFYRPYNDRLYRLVGVNYGW, encoded by the coding sequence ATGACTGACGATATAGCCATTAAGGTTGAGAATCTTTCAAAGGTGTACAAGCTTTACAACCTGCCCGTTGATCGGTTGAAGGAGTCATTGCACCCCTTTCGCAAGAAATACCATCACGATTTTTTTGCCCTGAACGACGTCAGCTTCGAGATCAAAAAAGGCGAAGCTGTGGGTATCATCGGCAAGAATGGTTCCGGCAAGTCCACTCTCCTCAAAATTCTTACCGGTGTTCTGACCCCATCATGCGGTGCAGTTCACGTAAACGGCAAGGTTGCGGCACTGCTGGAACTCGGCGCTGGCTTTAATCCGGAGTTGAGCGGCATTGAGAACGTGTATTTCAATGGCATGCTTATGGGGTATACACGGGAGGAGATGGAGAACCGCCTGGATGAAATCCTTTCATTTGCGGATATCGGCGACTTTGTGCATCAGCCGGTAAAAAGCTATTCAAGCGGCATGTTTGTTCGATTGGCATTTTCGGTGGCTATAAGTGTTGAACCGGAAATTCTTATTATTGATGAGGCGTTATCTGTAGGAGACATGTTTTTCCAGGCAAAGTGCATGACAGTGCTCGACCGGTTTCGCCGCAAAGGCTGTACTATTTTGTTTGTCTCCCACAATATCCAGACGATAAAATCGCTTTGCCAACGCGCAGTACATATAAGTAAAGGCAAGATAGTCGGAATCGGGGATGCCGCCCAAATATCCGATGCCTATATGCGAGAAATAAGGGAGGATAGCGAACATCGCATCGAAACGGCAGATACTCATTCCCGGGACGGTAAAGCCAATTTACTCTTGGATGACATCAATAGCAATTATTTCAAAATAGATGAATCTCTTGATAAGCTGGATAGTAAATTGCGTTATGGTTCCGGGGAGGCGAGATTTAAATCGGTTGAACTGCTCAATGAACAAGATGAGCCAATAGTGCATGCGGACTATGATGATATTGTGAAAATTAAATTATGTGTAGAATGTTATCAACACTGTGTGATATCGGTTAATTACAATATCAGAGACGAGTACAATATTAACATTATCGGCAGCGATTTTACCATAGAAGGGAGTGAGCTGATTGAGGTGGCTCCTCATGACAGATATATAGTAGAGTTTGAAACAAAACTTCCACTTGCTGCAGGAAACTATAACCTGCTTATATCGATCACCGAGCCGCTTATTGCAAATAAAAGTGCAAAGTTCATCGACGTTATCGAGGTGGCTAAGGTGTTTACCATGCTGGAGCGGCCCGGGGCAAGGTTGTGGGCAAAAACATATGTTAAAAACACCTTGAATATCCGCAAGGTACAAAATACTTGCCACCGCTCGTTTGCTATTCCTGAGCACGCCGTGACCAATGGAGGATTAAAAAAGAACTCGCCTACCTTCCTCATCATTGGTGCCCAGAAGGCGGGTACAACGGCTTTGTTTTCTTTATTGGCCAAGCACCCGAAGATTTTAGCCCCGAAAAGCAAGGAGCTGAATTTCTTTCAGGATGATAAAAACTTTTCAAAAGGCCGTGGTTGGTATCATGAACAGTTTCCAGGGGAAGAAGCTTTCAGTTCTGGTCAAATTACTTTTGAAGCCACTCCTGAATATTTATATAGGCTCCCGGCTGCTCAGAGAATATATGATTTCAATAGATCGATGAAACTCATTGTGCTCGTGAGAGATCCCGTTGAGAGGGCTTTTTCAGCATGGAATATGTATAAGAATTTCAGAAATTCCCCTTATTTCTCCGGCTTAACCGAGCACCGCAGTTTCGAGCAGGCCATTGGCCAGGAATTGTACGCAATTGCCAGTGGTGAACATGCACCATATAGCGGCTTTGAACGACAGGATAACTGTTCCATGCCATTTCCGGGCTACATCAGCCGTGGGATATATTGCGAACAATTGGAAAGATATTTTCAAATCTTCGATGCCGGTCAGTTATTAGTGCTTCATAGTGATGATCTGAACCTCAGAAAGCCGGAGACGCTTCGTAGGGTCACTGATTTTCTCGAATTGGAGGAGTTCACTCCGGAGACTCCTAAAGGGCGTGCCGCAAATGAAGGGACTTATTCTTCGGAAATCAGCGGCAGTCTGCGCGAAATCCTCAAAGAGTTTTATCGGCCTTATAACGACAGGTTATACCGTCTTGTCGGTGTTAACTATGGCTGGTAG